One window from the genome of Magnetococcales bacterium encodes:
- a CDS encoding redoxin domain-containing protein, giving the protein MNSITFTLLSDQEGLLCEAFGVWQEKINYGKVAMGIVRTTFITDAQGTIRKIYPKVKTKGHAEQVLSDLRTLC; this is encoded by the coding sequence ATGAACTCCATCACCTTCACCCTGTTGAGCGACCAGGAAGGCCTCTTATGCGAAGCTTTCGGAGTCTGGCAGGAGAAAATAAATTATGGCAAGGTGGCCATGGGCATTGTCCGCACCACCTTCATCACCGACGCCCAGGGCACAATTCGCAAAATCTATCCAAAAGTCAAAACGAAAGGCCACGCGGAACAGGTCTTGTCGGATCTGCGCACGCTGTGCTGA
- the moaA gene encoding GTP 3',8-cyclase MoaA has translation MTDPIQTPHVLQDLHGRMIRYLRLSVTERCNFRCHYCRLPAGEGEEARHESLTSAEILRLAGLFAQLGVGRFRLTGGEPLLRRDIRDLLTHMVALPGVDEVSLSTNAFLLAEMAQDLKKLGLRRVNISLDSLNPETFLQITRGGDLQPVLAGIDAALAAGLSPVKINMVVMGGINDREIPAMIAFAREKKVLLRLIETMPVGAAGAAIMGQYMSADEIRSRILASCGSDLIPVERPVGNGPANYFHLTGLGVDIGIISALSQHFCDTCNRIRLTSWGDLILCLGREDRVNLREPLRSGADDATLREWILQAIRRKPLGHAFQKHATPQTPHPHVMATLGG, from the coding sequence GTGACCGACCCTATCCAGACGCCCCACGTGTTGCAGGACCTGCATGGGCGCATGATTCGTTACCTGCGGTTGTCGGTCACGGAACGCTGCAACTTTCGCTGCCACTATTGCCGGCTTCCGGCCGGTGAAGGCGAAGAGGCCCGCCATGAATCCCTGACCAGTGCGGAAATTTTGCGTCTGGCAGGCCTGTTTGCACAACTGGGTGTGGGGCGCTTCCGACTGACCGGTGGTGAACCTTTGTTGCGCCGGGATATTCGTGACCTCTTGACCCACATGGTGGCCTTGCCCGGCGTGGACGAAGTCTCCCTCTCCACCAATGCCTTTTTACTGGCAGAAATGGCCCAGGACCTGAAAAAACTGGGCTTGCGGCGCGTCAACATATCCCTGGACTCCCTGAACCCGGAAACTTTCCTGCAAATCACTCGTGGCGGTGATCTCCAGCCGGTCCTGGCCGGCATCGACGCAGCCCTGGCCGCCGGATTGTCGCCGGTCAAAATCAACATGGTCGTGATGGGCGGAATCAATGACAGGGAGATACCCGCCATGATCGCCTTTGCCCGGGAAAAAAAGGTCCTGCTGCGCCTCATCGAAACCATGCCGGTCGGGGCCGCCGGGGCCGCGATCATGGGACAGTATATGTCAGCGGATGAAATCCGCTCCCGCATTCTGGCCTCCTGCGGCAGCGATTTGATCCCGGTGGAACGACCGGTCGGCAATGGCCCGGCCAACTATTTCCATCTCACCGGCCTGGGGGTCGATATCGGCATCATCTCCGCCCTTTCCCAACATTTCTGCGATACCTGCAATCGCATCCGGTTGACCTCCTGGGGGGATCTGATCCTCTGTCTGGGACGGGAAGATCGGGTCAATCTGCGTGAACCCCTCCGCTCCGGTGCCGATGATGCCACTCTCCGCGAGTGGATTCTCCAGGCCATTCGCCGCAAACCCCTGGGACATGCTTTCCAGAAACACGCCACACCCCAAACACCACATCCTCATGTCATGGCAACCCTGGGAGGTTAG
- the moaC gene encoding cyclic pyranopterin monophosphate synthase MoaC, producing the protein MTHDPPLTHFDAQGASRMVDVAAKAETIRVAVAAGSVTMQPETLAMILDKGAAKGDVLEVARIAGIMAAKRVDMLIPLCHQLALTSVTVDFVPDQAHSRVDITARVTCTGRTGVEMEALTAVAVTGLTIYDMCKSVDRAMVINAIRLLEKSGGRSGHFVRPNEASA; encoded by the coding sequence ATGACACATGATCCCCCTTTGACCCATTTCGATGCCCAGGGAGCCTCCCGCATGGTGGATGTGGCTGCCAAAGCGGAAACCATACGGGTGGCTGTGGCGGCTGGCTCCGTCACCATGCAACCGGAAACCCTGGCCATGATCCTGGACAAGGGAGCCGCCAAGGGGGATGTCCTGGAAGTGGCCCGGATTGCCGGCATCATGGCCGCCAAACGGGTCGATATGCTCATTCCCCTGTGCCACCAACTGGCCCTCACCTCGGTTACGGTTGATTTTGTACCCGACCAAGCACACAGTCGGGTGGACATTACCGCCCGGGTCACCTGCACCGGACGCACCGGCGTTGAAATGGAAGCCCTGACCGCCGTCGCCGTCACCGGACTGACCATCTACGACATGTGCAAAAGTGTGGACCGGGCCATGGTGATCAACGCGATTCGTCTTTTGGAAAAATCGGGTGGTCGGAGCGGCCATTTTGTCCGACCCAATGAGGCCAGTGCGTGA
- a CDS encoding type II toxin-antitoxin system YoeB family toxin — protein MILAWTKDAWHDYLWCQTNDRALLRRINRVIEDILRGHDHLFGHDDCFFRKTCNTSDSWR, from the coding sequence GTGATCCTGGCGTGGACAAAAGACGCATGGCATGACTACCTTTGGTGCCAAACGAATGATCGCGCTTTATTGAGAAGAATCAACCGTGTCATTGAAGATATACTGCGAGGCCATGATCATCTATTCGGCCACGATGATTGCTTTTTTCGGAAAACCTGCAATACATCTGACTCTTGGCGCTGA
- a CDS encoding type II toxin-antitoxin system prevent-host-death family antitoxin has translation MHIVSYAVARKNLKSILDRVVDDADAAVITRRDGADVVVMSKADYDGLMDTLHLLGTEANRQHLAKSIEQYRAGEIIQQDLIA, from the coding sequence ATGCATATCGTTTCATATGCGGTTGCCCGCAAAAATTTAAAGTCCATACTGGACCGGGTTGTGGATGATGCCGACGCGGCTGTCATAACCCGTCGTGATGGGGCTGACGTTGTGGTCATGTCCAAAGCAGATTATGATGGTCTTATGGATACGTTGCACTTGCTCGGGACAGAAGCCAATCGACAGCATTTGGCCAAATCCATTGAACAATACCGTGCAGGAGAAATAATCCAACAGGATTTGATCGCGTGA
- a CDS encoding deoxyhypusine synthase — MQNKCKKSGAISSYNCFSPKNQSAGLSIKNLIDNHFIAYNARQLADACKLVSRIANDRNITVGLSISGALIPAGVGYSSIIPLMKHGFVDWIVSTGANLYHDMHHFLGHEMYRGNHVSDDSLLHKDGIVRIYDLYLESQALYDTDKFIRESIKKLIGRKSLKNGQSSSDLHYQLGAYMLEMDDGADEYSVLAAGAKYQIPIHCSAPADSGIGMNLAALIKENVFFSIDQNYDVLETASYVHNAKKEGGSSAVVILGGGSPKNFLLQTEPFINEVLGIKDVGHDYFIQFTDARPDTGGLSGATPSEAVSWGKIDPNKLPGTIVCYGDCTVYAPLVTQYVMDSCAPREMKNLYQSKGQIVKNLLDDAKS; from the coding sequence ATGCAAAACAAATGCAAAAAAAGTGGCGCAATCTCTTCTTATAACTGCTTTTCTCCGAAAAACCAATCAGCCGGATTGTCTATAAAAAATTTGATCGACAATCACTTTATCGCCTACAATGCCAGACAATTGGCGGATGCCTGCAAGCTTGTGAGCAGAATTGCAAACGACAGAAACATTACGGTTGGCCTCAGCATCTCCGGTGCCCTCATCCCTGCCGGGGTTGGCTACAGCAGCATCATTCCGCTCATGAAACATGGCTTCGTTGACTGGATTGTTTCAACAGGGGCCAATCTTTATCACGATATGCATCACTTTCTTGGCCACGAAATGTATCGGGGCAATCATGTTTCCGATGACTCTCTCCTCCACAAGGATGGAATTGTCAGAATCTATGATCTGTACCTGGAATCACAGGCCCTTTATGACACGGATAAATTCATCAGGGAATCCATCAAGAAGCTTATTGGCAGAAAGTCTCTCAAAAACGGTCAATCCTCTTCGGATTTGCATTATCAACTGGGTGCATACATGCTGGAAATGGACGATGGCGCAGATGAATACAGCGTCCTGGCGGCAGGTGCCAAGTATCAAATTCCCATCCATTGCTCGGCCCCGGCAGATTCGGGTATCGGAATGAACCTTGCTGCGCTTATCAAAGAGAATGTCTTTTTTTCCATCGATCAAAATTATGATGTTCTGGAAACTGCGTCTTATGTCCATAATGCCAAAAAAGAGGGTGGATCCTCGGCAGTCGTCATTCTGGGAGGCGGCAGCCCCAAAAATTTTCTTCTGCAAACCGAGCCGTTTATCAACGAAGTCCTTGGTATCAAAGATGTCGGACATGATTATTTTATCCAGTTTACCGACGCCAGGCCCGATACAGGTGGCCTGAGTGGCGCAACGCCCTCAGAAGCCGTCAGTTGGGGAAAAATTGATCCCAATAAATTACCAGGAACAATCGTGTGCTATGGAGATTGCACCGTCTATGCCCCTCTTGTCACGCAATATGTCATGGATTCCTGCGCACCCAGAGAAATGAAAAATTTGTATCAATCCAAGGGACAAATTGTTAAAAATCTCCTGGATGATGCAAAAAGCTGA
- the nuoB gene encoding NADH-quinone oxidoreductase subunit NuoB produces the protein MFNLLGQAILTSPVTRPAPEPDGAALAEATQALQDRPRQMIGRTMAIREVDAGSCNGCELEVHALNNPFYDIERFGMHFVASPRHADLLLVTGPTACNMRQGLERTYAATPAPKWVVAVGDCACTGGVFKGSYACVGPVKEVVPVDVHIPGCPPAPTDLLKGFLALLKAIENNPPVRK, from the coding sequence ATGTTCAACCTGCTTGGCCAAGCAATCCTGACCTCCCCCGTAACCCGGCCAGCCCCGGAGCCGGATGGTGCTGCCCTGGCAGAAGCCACCCAGGCCTTGCAGGATCGCCCCAGGCAAATGATCGGTCGCACCATGGCCATTCGCGAAGTGGATGCCGGTTCCTGCAACGGCTGCGAACTCGAAGTTCACGCCCTGAACAATCCCTTCTACGATATCGAACGTTTCGGTATGCATTTTGTGGCCTCGCCCCGGCATGCCGACCTCCTCCTGGTCACCGGCCCGACCGCCTGCAACATGCGTCAGGGCCTGGAACGCACCTACGCCGCCACCCCCGCCCCCAAATGGGTCGTGGCCGTCGGCGATTGTGCCTGCACCGGCGGTGTTTTCAAAGGCAGTTATGCCTGTGTCGGCCCGGTCAAAGAGGTGGTCCCGGTCGATGTCCACATTCCCGGCTGCCCCCCTGCCCCGACCGACCTGCTCAAAGGGTTCCTGGCCCTCCTCAAGGCAATCGAAAACAATCCGCCCGTGCGAAAATAA
- a CDS encoding nickel-dependent hydrogenase large subunit — protein MQTPFHEIGHKILADGKPVPEHRPWPRIQVDHATWILLGKTLGEGKCRLLALWADAQEVHAAILGLPDAVTILSVRVQDGGYPALTPDHLPALRLERTIRDMHGHVPFGLLDDRPWLNHGVWLRPPRPEAPPCRLSAPTAYPFLPIEGESLHQIPVGPVHAGIIEPGHFRFTANGEAVVRLEERLGYVHKGVEQLLEGKDLAEGSRICGRISGDSTVAYAIAYARAVEAALHITPSSRAHHLRALMAELERMANHCGDIGFICNDAAFSILQANFSILREEILQSAQHCFGHRLMMDRVVPGGVTVDLPPDGTQHLTRFLDKFEKRFEHLMTVYDSVPSLLDRTRATGILTTELARQFAPGGFIGRASGRRFDARRHLPYPPYDSLQFALPIREEGDVHARLLNRADEVRQSAGLIRQILANPGKGPLTVPVAFESQEGGHILNIREGCGVAEAFRGDVFIWLRIGADGKIMRCHPRDPSWFQWPLLEACIEGNIVADFPLCNKSFNCSYSGHDL, from the coding sequence ATGCAAACCCCGTTTCATGAAATTGGTCACAAAATTCTGGCAGATGGCAAACCGGTCCCGGAACATCGCCCCTGGCCACGCATCCAGGTCGATCATGCCACCTGGATTCTGCTGGGCAAGACACTGGGGGAAGGAAAGTGTCGGTTGCTGGCCTTGTGGGCCGACGCCCAGGAAGTTCATGCGGCCATCCTCGGCCTGCCCGATGCAGTTACAATTCTTTCGGTGCGCGTTCAGGATGGCGGATATCCGGCCCTGACCCCCGACCATCTGCCGGCCCTGCGTTTGGAACGCACCATCCGCGACATGCACGGTCATGTTCCGTTTGGTCTGCTCGATGACCGGCCATGGCTGAACCATGGCGTGTGGCTGCGTCCCCCCCGTCCCGAGGCCCCACCTTGTCGTTTGTCTGCACCCACAGCCTATCCATTCCTTCCCATCGAAGGTGAATCCCTGCACCAGATTCCCGTTGGTCCGGTCCATGCCGGCATTATCGAACCCGGACATTTTCGCTTTACCGCCAATGGGGAGGCCGTGGTACGTCTGGAAGAGCGCCTGGGCTACGTCCACAAAGGGGTGGAACAGCTTCTGGAAGGAAAGGATCTGGCTGAAGGGAGTCGCATTTGTGGTCGCATCTCCGGTGACAGCACCGTGGCCTATGCCATCGCCTATGCCCGCGCCGTCGAGGCCGCCTTGCACATCACCCCCTCCAGCCGCGCCCATCACCTGCGCGCCCTCATGGCCGAACTGGAACGCATGGCCAATCATTGCGGGGATATCGGCTTCATCTGCAACGATGCCGCCTTTTCCATTCTCCAGGCCAATTTTTCCATCCTGAGAGAAGAAATTCTCCAGTCGGCCCAGCACTGTTTTGGACACCGGCTCATGATGGATCGCGTCGTTCCCGGAGGGGTCACGGTCGATCTCCCCCCGGACGGAACTCAGCATTTAACCCGTTTTCTGGACAAGTTCGAAAAACGGTTCGAACATTTGATGACCGTGTATGATTCCGTTCCCTCCCTGCTGGATCGGACCCGGGCCACTGGTATCTTGACAACGGAATTGGCCCGGCAGTTTGCTCCCGGTGGCTTCATCGGTCGTGCCTCCGGCAGACGTTTCGATGCCCGGCGTCATCTCCCCTACCCTCCCTACGATTCCCTGCAATTTGCACTCCCCATCCGGGAAGAAGGGGATGTCCATGCCCGACTCCTGAACCGGGCCGACGAAGTCAGACAGAGTGCCGGCCTCATCCGCCAAATCCTGGCCAATCCCGGCAAGGGACCCCTGACGGTTCCCGTTGCCTTTGAGAGCCAGGAAGGTGGTCACATCCTGAATATACGGGAAGGGTGTGGCGTCGCCGAGGCGTTCCGGGGAGATGTGTTCATCTGGTTGCGCATTGGGGCCGATGGCAAAATCATGCGTTGTCACCCCCGGGATCCATCCTGGTTTCAGTGGCCGCTCCTGGAAGCCTGCATCGAAGGAAACATTGTGGCAGATTTTCCCTTGTGCAACAAATCCTTCAACTGCTCCTACTCCGGCCATGACCTTTGA
- a CDS encoding hydrogenase 4 subunit F, which yields MILPETALITPAMALQSLLIIPGIAAILLLLIPSFRLGAWLNVLATALTFMMGLYLFFTPHFIAGLLFVDAFNVYLIALNTFVGMTTSIFSATYIAHELERGHLTPKHLRFYHAMYQALLFAMNLALSSNNIGLMWVGLEMATVTTVVMVGIYRTPEAVEAAWKYFILGSVGIALAFFGTILIYLVAQPVVGEGMAAMTWTRLVADSGNMDPKLLSLAFVFLLVGFGTKVGLAPLHAWLPDAHAEGPTPISAVLSGLLLNVALYAILRFKMILAGNPESLSPGPILMFMGLLSLLFAGFMLYQRKDIKRLFAYSSIEHMGIITFAFGMGGALANFAGLLHMTMHSLTKSAIFFAVGHVTQAKGTKDMDAIHGLSESHPALAWGLALGVIAIAGLPPFGIFASEFILVTTTFAREPLLAVILVVGLLVAFGALLLRLQELLFGEPDGTSRPLEASLMPLFVHLALILWAGLHLPENLGIWFARVADLLG from the coding sequence ATGATCCTGCCTGAAACCGCTCTGATCACACCGGCCATGGCCCTGCAATCCCTCCTGATCATTCCCGGGATTGCGGCGATTCTCCTTTTGTTGATCCCCAGCTTTCGTCTGGGAGCCTGGCTCAACGTCCTGGCCACCGCCCTGACCTTCATGATGGGTCTGTATCTGTTTTTCACCCCCCATTTCATTGCCGGTCTGCTGTTCGTGGACGCCTTCAATGTCTACCTGATCGCCCTCAACACCTTCGTCGGCATGACCACCAGTATTTTCAGCGCCACCTATATCGCCCACGAGCTGGAAAGGGGACATCTGACCCCCAAACACCTCCGTTTCTATCACGCCATGTATCAGGCCCTGCTCTTTGCCATGAACCTGGCCCTCTCCAGCAACAACATCGGCCTGATGTGGGTCGGCCTGGAGATGGCCACCGTCACGACCGTGGTCATGGTGGGCATCTACCGGACCCCGGAAGCCGTGGAAGCCGCCTGGAAATATTTCATTCTCGGCAGTGTCGGCATTGCCCTGGCATTTTTTGGCACGATTCTCATTTATCTGGTCGCCCAACCCGTGGTGGGCGAAGGCATGGCCGCCATGACCTGGACCAGACTGGTGGCAGACTCTGGCAACATGGATCCCAAACTGTTGAGTCTGGCCTTTGTCTTCCTGCTGGTCGGCTTCGGGACCAAGGTGGGTCTTGCCCCCCTGCATGCCTGGTTGCCGGATGCCCATGCCGAGGGTCCGACCCCCATCTCCGCCGTCCTTTCCGGACTGCTGCTGAATGTCGCTCTCTATGCAATCCTGCGCTTCAAGATGATCCTGGCCGGCAATCCGGAATCCCTGTCACCCGGCCCCATCCTGATGTTCATGGGACTCCTCTCTCTTCTCTTCGCCGGATTCATGCTCTATCAACGCAAGGATATCAAGCGCCTCTTTGCCTACTCCTCCATCGAACACATGGGAATCATCACCTTTGCCTTTGGCATGGGGGGTGCCCTGGCCAATTTTGCCGGCCTGCTGCACATGACCATGCACAGCCTGACCAAATCCGCCATCTTCTTTGCCGTGGGTCATGTGACCCAGGCCAAGGGGACCAAAGACATGGACGCCATTCACGGCCTCAGCGAAAGCCATCCGGCCCTCGCCTGGGGTCTTGCCCTGGGCGTCATCGCCATCGCCGGTCTCCCCCCCTTCGGCATCTTCGCCAGTGAGTTCATCCTCGTCACAACCACCTTTGCCCGTGAACCGCTCCTGGCCGTCATCCTGGTTGTGGGTCTTCTCGTCGCCTTTGGTGCCCTGCTGCTCAGGCTCCAGGAACTCCTGTTCGGCGAACCCGATGGGACCTCCAGGCCTCTGGAAGCCTCACTCATGCCGCTGTTCGTGCATCTGGCCTTGATTTTGTGGGCAGGTTTGCATCTTCCCGAAAACCTGGGCATCTGGTTCGCCCGCGTGGCCGACCTTCTCGGATAA
- a CDS encoding NADH-quinone oxidoreductase subunit H translates to MAMIVEFLSQGVQIFLVLLVSPLVIGVVRKVKARLQRRQGPPFLQPYRDLIRLLSKDALMAENTSWIYRTVPYILFGVTWVAAALIPTYTTNLTFGWAADLVAIVALLATGRFFLALAGMDVGTSFGGIGSSREMMISSLAEPAMLMVVFTVAILAGTTQLSQIAHFLITEQVGLRVSLGLALMALIIVAIAENGRIPVDNPATHLELTMVHEAMVLEYSGRHLAMIEAASALKLVLFLSMIACLFFPYGMALPGGTILDMGLGLLTYLGKLFGSAVLLAVGETIVAKMRVFRVAEFLTIALVLGILAMVLLFVSIGM, encoded by the coding sequence ATGGCGATGATCGTTGAATTCCTTTCCCAGGGTGTCCAGATTTTTCTGGTACTCCTGGTCTCCCCCCTGGTGATCGGGGTGGTGCGCAAGGTCAAGGCCCGCCTCCAGCGTCGTCAAGGTCCCCCCTTCCTGCAACCCTATCGCGACCTGATCCGTCTTCTGTCCAAGGATGCCTTGATGGCGGAAAACACCTCCTGGATCTACCGGACCGTACCCTACATTCTCTTTGGCGTCACCTGGGTTGCGGCGGCCCTGATCCCGACCTATACGACCAACCTGACATTTGGTTGGGCTGCGGACCTGGTCGCCATTGTCGCACTTCTGGCCACCGGGCGCTTTTTTCTGGCCCTGGCCGGCATGGATGTGGGGACCAGCTTCGGCGGCATCGGCTCATCGCGGGAAATGATGATCTCCTCCCTGGCCGAACCGGCCATGCTGATGGTGGTCTTTACCGTTGCCATCCTCGCCGGCACCACGCAACTGTCGCAAATCGCCCATTTCCTGATCACCGAACAGGTCGGACTGCGCGTCTCCCTGGGACTCGCCCTGATGGCCCTGATCATCGTCGCCATCGCCGAAAATGGCCGTATCCCGGTAGACAACCCGGCCACCCATCTGGAATTGACCATGGTCCATGAAGCCATGGTCCTGGAATACTCCGGTCGGCATCTGGCCATGATCGAAGCCGCATCCGCCCTGAAACTGGTCCTGTTTCTCTCCATGATCGCCTGCCTGTTTTTCCCCTATGGCATGGCCCTTCCCGGAGGGACCATTCTGGACATGGGCCTTGGTCTGCTCACCTACCTGGGCAAACTGTTCGGCAGCGCCGTCCTGTTGGCCGTCGGCGAAACCATCGTGGCCAAAATGCGGGTGTTTCGCGTGGCGGAGTTTTTGACCATCGCCCTGGTCCTGGGTATCCTGGCCATGGTCCTCCTGTTCGTCTCCATAGGGATGTAA
- the hyfB gene encoding hydrogenase 4 subunit B, with amino-acid sequence MNALDVELAICCGLVGLGFVAFGAKKDPFWFRLVYGGAAILSGLAVIISLIILLVNPVPLKTGFHMGLPWIGFQYRLDALAAFFLLVINLGGTLASLFGIGYGAHAERPLRILPMYPAFLAAMNLVVIADDAFSFLVAWEFMSLSSWSLVLVEHRIQANRHAAFTYLLMASFGTMMLLFAFGIMAGDRGDYAFDAMRGNTLPEWGVAVVLILTLMGAGSKAGLVPLHVWLPLAHPAAPSHVSALMSGVMTKVAVYAAIRILFDLSGPNPWWWSVPIMLTGGITAFLGILYAVMQRDIKRFLAYSTVENIGIIFVGIGLAMAFQANGHAEGATVALTAALFHTLNHSLFKNLLFMGAGAVLHATGQRDIEQLGGLIHRMPRTAFLFLVGAASISALPPLNGFVSEWLTFQAILASPEFPQPLLKFLVPLVGAVLALTASLVATGFVKVFGVVFLGRPRSDMAKNAHETDPFSLSAMSILAGLCLLFGILPTLVMDIILPVPGQLLGATIATGTEGSRFGWMFLVPFGISQSSYNSLAILIFVGISASLAALFIHHRASNIVQKGSPWDCGFPDPSPMTQYTGSSFSQPIRRVFATVWFRARETVFMPPPGDPRPARLTVSMFDPVWESIFAPLGRFVTRTSVRADAMHFLTIRQFLTISFIALILLLLVVAVWR; translated from the coding sequence ATGAATGCCCTCGATGTTGAGTTGGCCATCTGCTGTGGGCTTGTAGGACTGGGGTTTGTGGCCTTTGGAGCCAAAAAAGATCCCTTCTGGTTCCGGCTGGTGTATGGCGGCGCGGCCATCTTGAGCGGCTTGGCCGTGATCATCAGCCTGATCATTCTCCTGGTCAATCCGGTACCCCTGAAAACCGGATTCCATATGGGGTTGCCCTGGATCGGCTTTCAATACCGACTGGATGCCCTGGCGGCATTTTTCCTGCTGGTGATCAACCTGGGCGGTACCCTGGCCAGCCTGTTTGGCATCGGCTACGGTGCCCACGCCGAACGCCCCCTGCGCATTCTCCCCATGTATCCCGCCTTTCTGGCCGCCATGAACCTCGTCGTCATCGCCGATGATGCCTTTTCATTCCTGGTCGCCTGGGAGTTCATGTCCCTGAGTTCCTGGAGCCTGGTCCTCGTCGAACATCGAATCCAGGCCAACCGCCACGCAGCCTTCACCTATCTGCTCATGGCCAGTTTCGGCACCATGATGCTGTTGTTCGCCTTTGGCATCATGGCCGGCGACAGGGGCGATTATGCCTTCGACGCCATGCGCGGCAACACGCTGCCCGAGTGGGGGGTCGCCGTGGTCCTGATCCTGACCCTCATGGGGGCTGGATCGAAGGCCGGTCTGGTCCCGTTGCATGTCTGGCTGCCGCTGGCCCATCCGGCAGCCCCAAGCCACGTCTCGGCCCTGATGAGCGGCGTCATGACCAAGGTGGCCGTCTACGCAGCCATCCGCATTCTCTTTGACCTGTCCGGCCCCAATCCGTGGTGGTGGTCGGTCCCGATCATGCTCACCGGCGGCATCACCGCCTTTCTCGGCATTCTCTACGCCGTCATGCAGCGCGACATCAAACGGTTCCTGGCCTACAGCACCGTGGAAAACATCGGCATCATCTTTGTCGGCATCGGTCTGGCAATGGCCTTCCAGGCCAACGGTCACGCCGAAGGGGCCACCGTCGCCCTCACCGCCGCCCTGTTCCACACCTTGAACCACTCCCTGTTCAAAAATCTGCTCTTCATGGGAGCCGGAGCCGTGTTGCACGCCACGGGACAGCGAGATATCGAACAATTGGGAGGATTGATCCACCGCATGCCCCGCACCGCTTTTCTGTTCCTGGTCGGAGCGGCATCCATCTCGGCTCTGCCACCCCTGAACGGTTTTGTGTCGGAATGGCTGACCTTCCAGGCCATCCTGGCCAGCCCGGAATTTCCCCAACCGCTCCTGAAATTTCTGGTCCCCCTGGTCGGGGCCGTTCTTGCCCTGACCGCATCCCTGGTGGCCACCGGCTTTGTCAAGGTCTTCGGCGTCGTTTTTCTGGGCCGTCCCCGCTCGGACATGGCCAAAAATGCCCACGAAACCGATCCCTTCTCCCTCTCCGCCATGTCCATTCTGGCCGGTCTCTGCCTGCTGTTCGGCATCCTGCCGACCCTGGTCATGGACATCATCCTGCCCGTCCCCGGTCAACTGCTCGGAGCCACCATCGCCACCGGCACAGAAGGATCAAGATTTGGCTGGATGTTCCTGGTGCCGTTCGGCATATCCCAAAGTTCCTACAACAGTCTGGCAATTCTTATTTTTGTGGGTATCTCAGCCAGCCTGGCCGCCCTGTTCATCCATCATCGTGCCTCCAACATTGTGCAAAAAGGGTCCCCATGGGATTGCGGATTCCCCGATCCGTCACCCATGACCCAATATACCGGCAGCAGTTTCAGTCAGCCCATCCGGCGCGTCTTCGCCACCGTCTGGTTCCGGGCCCGCGAAACCGTTTTCATGCCACCCCCAGGTGACCCCAGGCCCGCCCGGTTGACTGTCTCCATGTTCGATCCGGTATGGGAATCCATCTTCGCACCCCTGGGACGCTTCGTGACCCGCACCTCGGTGCGCGCCGACGCCATGCACTTTCTTACCATTCGTCAATTTTTGACGATCAGCTTCATAGCCTTGATTCTTCTGCTCCTGGTGGTTGCCGTATGGCGATGA